The Bactrocera dorsalis isolate Fly_Bdor chromosome 2, ASM2337382v1, whole genome shotgun sequence region ACTTTTAGTCGTACGCAGCTGTATTTGGTCAGCGCCGATAGCAGCATGTAAACATTCGCACGTTAGGTAGACATGCTTGTTTTGCGTGCTGCTAAGAGCCAGAGCCAGGTAAAGCCTTGTCAAAGTGCTGTTTTTCTTGTTTGCTTTTCGTGCGTTCGGCTGCGGGTGTACGTGCGCGTGGCTACGTTTTTTTATGTGTGCATTGTGTGTGTGACGTCGTAAATGCAACACTGCTTGGCTGGCAGATGAAGACTGCTTTCACTTTTTCATTTGCTCGCTGCTTTCAGTTTAACTGCGATTTGGTTTTTTGTACCATGAAGTAGCTTTGGCGGTTGATGCCGAGGAAAGCTGGGCTTTTATGGCAACACGAACTTTTCGAGGAGATTCATTGATTTAAGCAGTTGCTGAAATTTAAGAGCAGCTTTTCTGTTAAAGTTATACGTCAAGTATACTGAACTTTCATGCAAGTGCCTGAAATaaattctgtgttgctcatacgtcaTGATGTACTATGTGAGTGGAGTATATTAGATTCGTAATTTAAACTgtgtataacttttttttattcggTAGGGTCATAAACATCCatttgatatttaaaataaaaaaaaactatacctTCGGTTGTTATAATCCCTTTAGAAATTCAAAAGATTTCctaaagaacttgattttgacccgtcagtttgtatggcagctatatgatatagtgatccgatcacaacaatttcttcggagacaAGACTGATGCCTTAGGAAATAgtccatgctaaatttcgttaAGCTATCTCCTGTGaataaatagttttccatacaagaacttggttccgttcgttcaatttgtatggcagctatatgatatagtgattcGATCATGACAATTTTTTCGCAGGTAAGCCTGATGCCTTGGGCAAAAATCCATGCTGCATATCTCGAAAATATATACTCAAATgataaagttttccatacaagaacttaattctgATCtttgagtttgtatgacagctatatgatatagtgatcagATATCGGTGGTTTtaacaaatgagcaacttatTGAACTGAAAATGagatgtgcaaaatttcgaatcgatatctcaaaaactgaagaactaGTTCGCGTACTTGCATACTAAAAGCTTGGCAAACAACAGATCAGTAATTTGCAAACTCAATACATTGTTTCTTATATTAAAAGCGTGTATTGACCATATGCTTGCTGATGAACTACTTCCATAATTCCTACGGCAGTCTTTAAATTTCTTACTAAAACCATACAGATAATTTATTGCTTAATAATTGCCTCTTTAGATCTATTGTGAATGCGCTGACTGGTTGCTGCTCACTTCTTGCCAGCATAACGCCACAAACAAATCAGCTTAGCATTGAACAGTTGCAACAAGCAAATCCTCAAAAAATCCCACTCAACTAGGCATTTGCGTCAACTTTGTCCAATTTGCACAGCTTGTAATCAAACTAAAAATCATTTGTACCTCTCAACATAAACATGCAACAAAGCGCCACAATCAACCGCATGAACGCtgttgaaaatgaaaacgaaatcaAAAACGTAAGTGAGCGCAAAAACATTTCCGAAAAATCAAGTTAAGGCGATTACGTGGGACAGTGAACGCAGGTGCTGTCGAGGAACAATGTTAAGCTCGACCACGCTCATGCCACAAATGCTGTGTAATGCGAAGAAAGCGACTGATGTTCTGCGACTGTGAAGATACTAGCTGAGGGCTTCGAACAACACACAAAACGGTAGAGAGTAGATAAAGTAGTGAGTGAGTGAATAGCAATGTCAAAGGGAGAACAGCATACTGGTAAGAAGTTGGTGAGTGGTAGGCTGGTGCCGGTGGCGCATGCAAATGAATCTTCTTTACGCAATATTCAAAAACATTGGCCATAAAAAGCAGTTCATAATTTGATAAGTTCCGATTGTGTACGCTCTAATAGTGTGTAAATGCGCCAATTTGCCAAAATAACATAAACGCTAGCTAGAAGAATGTGAGCTCAAATATAGTCTGTGTTAATGCCACGAAATTGCTGGCATTCGTGCTGGTGTGCGTCAAAtaacaacataacaacaatcCACAGAGTTAAATGAAGTATGCTGCTATAagtagaatattaaaaaaaaatccgcaAGTTGTTGAGTGCAAAAAACTAAAAGCCGCGGAGAAATTCTTTTATATAATGATTTAACAAGCACAATGAAATTAGAATGAATTCGGCTGGCTTGGCTGCGCAACAACTACAAAGCGCCGTTTGAAGGCTTTTTGTTAAAGCGTTTCTACTGCCATGTGCCGCTAAATTTTTGGCGCTAGTAATGCTATCAAAGTAAAATTTATGACGCCCTGTCggcggaaattttttttttttttggcataagGGCACTCCTAGCAAGACAGCTGAATTGCAGCATCTTTACATACCGAACGACGATGTTTTGACCAGAGCTCCGAGCTATGAGTGCCAACGAAAAGACTTAGAAACGAAGAGTTCGGTTGATAAAAGATAATAcgagaaaatatatatgtttatatatacatattgttatatttgtttaatatagCTAGGCTTTCGCTAGAAATTCGGTTCAACTTTCTTTAAAGAGAAAATGCTTCAAATGAAatatactaaaaacaaaaaaaaaaaattttttaacttcggttgctccgaagctataacacccttcacaaataagaaaaactctttacaagaactttgatcggtaagtatgtatgacagctatatcctatattgaaccgatctgaacatttttttcgagATGCGTACCTGCTCTATTCgtcatatgaaaaagttttccatataagcacttgaatccgttcgttcagtttgtgtgacagcagtatgctatagtgaaccgatctgaacaattttttcgcagaTAGCACCATTGCCATAGCCAATTCTGCATgccagtttttataaaaatttagagtcaaatgaaaaagttttccctacaagcacctgattctgatcgttcggtttgtatgacagctatacgatATGCTGATGCGATCTTAATCATTTCTTCGCAGATTTCATTACTGTTTTAGGCAATAATttacgccaaatttcgtgaaaatatctcttcaaataaaaaagtgtccCATACAAACACTCGATTTCggtcgtttagtttgtatggcagtctAATGTTATAgcagtccgatatcggccgctCCGGTGAATGAATGGCTTCTTTGGAGAAAAGGGATGGGTACAAAATTTGAGATTGATATCTCATAAAGTGAGGGACTAATTTGCCAGAAGGTCTCCGCTTACTAAAATTGTACCTATGTAGGgtataaaactatatattttgCAATAACTGATACTCTTAATTCTGCTTATTCGATACCACTTGAAAGGCAGCATCTTGTTCATTCTTTTCGCACTTGACAACGATTACTTTTTCTAAGATCTAATGCCATGGCAATCTGTTCCAAGTGTCTACAATTATTTGTGGTGACCAATTCATTCCATGGAAGCGATCCGATAAATAGtaaactaatatttaaaataaagaagaGCAAACGTTTCCTGAAAACAGTAAACACATAATTGTATAACATAAAGATTTGTGTTGCGGTTATCGAAGCAAAGCAAGCAAATTAAATATTCCTGCAGGGTATTCCATTATTGTTATACAAGCTAATGTTGAACCTCTTTGTGTGCGTGTTCTGTGGTGTTAAGCTGTTTACGTACATTTCATTAACTTGCGTTaagctaaaaataaacaacactgGAAAAATTGCTGGAGCTTGTGATATATTCGCGCTGGTTTGGAGTACTTACATATGGGCTCTTTCCAAGGCCGTAGGGGTAAGGACTCATGTTTTATCAACTTAGTGATTCAGGAGTAGTTGCGAAATCATTCCGCCGTGGGGACTTCATAGAGTACTCCGATATTCGCAGCGCAAATTTATATCCGATATCCATAAATGCATCCCGTTTAATTTTGGGGTATCCTTTAAACCTGTTGAGTACATTTTAATTGCATGCATGTGGCAGTCGCAGTTTTTCCGGGGATGTTGCTTCAGTTGAGCGCTACttccttttattattttgatgtaCTGTAAACACCAACTAAAGGAAGTATGAGAACTTTTGACTTACAAACACATACCACATGTTATTAtgttgaatttttcattttctttctgTCTCTCTCAATAgcttttttatcgattttttatgtCTAACATGAGTTTTTCTTTAGCAGTTCTTGTGCTATTGAGATCCTTCATTTAGCAAATACCTAAGATAATATTCCACTTTAGCTTCCGTCGCCGTGTATAGGTTTTATACTCATCATTTTTTAATCTCTTTAGCTCTCTTCAGGGTGCTTCTTTGCTTTGCTTGTGTTTGTTCGTGCAAATTAGGTAGACCGTAGTCTGTTGCTAATAGCTCACAACAGCTTGATGGGCTATACGAagcattttcaataaaagtgCTTTTATGCACAGCCATTAGAGCTCAAGTTGAAGAACGAATAATCAGAGGCGCAGAGAGGTTAAACTCATAACTCGACATGtttacataattaaatatgtcTATTGCAGTCATAAttgtttttatgtaatttgAACGTTAATGAGATAATTGTTACTAATATTCTGACATAAAagatatgtacttgtatgtacaaggtgggttccaaagtaaacagcaaacttttttttgaatctATCGCCCCCTGGTTGCGCCATCTAcatgtcgactagtgcgttcgaatctgctatctttatcgattgtccagtgagtgatttcatgacatttcattgattggaagtgaagctATTGCCTtgtaagtgtcagtatgtttgtgttatcggtgcgaaaatgagcttcgaacaaagagtcaacattaaattttgttttaaaattgtttggtagtgaacgagaacaagacgaaatatctcccgtcatcaaacaaacagtcgtcgcattagCGGCTGTGCTCCcacttcactgttgacagtcatagcttCGAAGTCGTATATAACTTCGTaatatcttggaaccagtattaacaccaacaacaatgtcagcctcgaaatccaacgcagaatcactcttgccgacaagtgctacttcgaactaagtaggcaattgagaagtaaaaccCTCTCCAAAAACCAaatcattattcccgttctgctgtatgatgagtcgacgttacaagttttcgagagaaagccTCTTGCGCTTTAGCCACGGTGAATACAGCATTCGATAGAAAGTTCAGATGTATGACATATACGAAGGCATTGACATCGTTCAACgcattaagagacagcggctgcgctagACGACTGGCACACTcttgttaactcagctatagCTGACAGCAATACACTAACCTTTAATcggttttaaagaaattttgagaAAGATAAGGAAACATTTAAAACTCTCCACCAAGATGTAAACTAACAATGCTGTGCGCAAGCTGactcaaaaaatataactatttcATTATTTCCAATGCAAAGAATATAACTTCGCTTTGAAATGTTGGAAATTACACCGTGGTActaaattgaatatattattATGTCTTTATTAGAGTGTTAATCAAACATTACATTATCTCCGAATCAAATCGCAAAGTTGACTAAGTAAAAcattaataatacatttaattattaaaaaataaatccttttcataaaatatataaaatcatttGGTCTTCAGAGACATGCGCCTTAGGCATTCCACTGTGGGGCGTATCATCATTTGCGTTGATTTCAAAGTTTCATTCACAGATATGCCGCCCCAATTGCCGCCGTATGCTGTATTAAGATGACTacaaatatgcacataaatcTCAAATGAACGTGGCACAAGCTAAAGGTGTTGCACTTACCTATAGGCACATTTTGTAAACCACCAGCCGCCTTTGTAAAGAACAGCACAATTATTAAGGGAATAGTTGTCATTATCCTGATCACGAGTGGTGAACTTCGCACCCTCGTGATATGTCAAGCTATCGCCAGCAGTGCCTTCATAAGTACCCAATATTTTAAGAGGATAGCCCTCCGATTCACCTCCGACTACAAATTCCGAGTAGCGCGCATAATTACTTTTACCACTATATCTCTGCATTTCTATATAAAGCTCATGCTGACAACTACTGGTGAACGCATGTAGTTTTTCCAAACCAATCCAATAATTTTCATCCAGCACCCCGAAACCGTTCTTATACTCCAGCCAACCTCTATTAAAGTCCACGGCATCACTGACACGTCGTTGTATAACTAACCAACCACCTTTGTCAACATCTTCGTTACAGTATACGGCAAAGGGTGTGTCACTAAACTTTTCCAATGTTATATTGTAAACACCACTTTTGAAGCTCTCAGCTGCTGCTTCCAAGCAACTTGAAGGCACCGACTTTCGAACACTGAAATTGTACCTAAATAGTACGAATAATctttacaaataatatattgcAGTACCTCAGCTGTTCCTCTACCGATTGCAGTTTGGTTTCAATGAGAGATATTTGTGTCCAAATATCATCTTCTCGCTCACGCGCAGCTTGCAATTCTTCAAGGAACTTTTTAAAGACATCTATTTGCACATCAAAAGTGCAGTCATAACTCGTGCTTGAATCTAGATCTTCACCGCAAACGTTCTTAATGGGAAACCACAATGAATAATGTAGTAACAGGAACAATATAAAGCGGAGCATTTCAATTTCTGCGACGTGCTCTGAGCGACTGTTTTGTTAAAGCTAACTTGGCGTGCTCACAACTCTTCAATATTATCAATATAACCATAATAATTAGCTTGTATATGGCATAAAGCAAGTACCTGGCTTACAGTGTGATAtaagattaaatttttatttataattcagcAAACAATTCTGATAATGGGGTATTACCTAGAACTGTGATAACCTCTGAACTTTTTTGTTATCAATTCCCGCTCACAACAAATCAAACACATTTTTGTGAAGCTCCGGTCGTTGCTCTCAATAAGCGATATGTGTGAATATACCAGTAAGTTGGagtaaacagcagcaacatataagggcaattcagaatctggtgcaaatggtcttgcatctttgcaattgcaaattagCGAGCATATTTCTGCTTTTACACTAACAAAATGTTTAGCGATGCACCTGCTACACCCTTGCGAATAAGCAACACTAAAACGCCATTGTATTATTTACAACACTGATTTGCAAATTATCAGCTActgtcaaaaataaatacatcgtaaaaaaaagacaacaaatgcagaatttttgtaaactttgtaaattaaaaatcaagaaatttgtGTTATGTgccgcataaaaatatttcttatattcaATGTCCATAATTTCTTCAGCAACTTTATCAAATAAAGCGTGAGTTACTTTTTctctaaaactttttttcggcATATTTTCCAATCGGTGCGAAATTGTTGTTTACAAACAATGTTTTTCTTCACCGACCAGCTGTGAATTAATGGTCTTTGCAAGGGTTGCACAGAAAGCACAAAAAAGACGTCCATTGTTgatggtaaatatttgcaattgcataattttggaaTCTCAGGTGCATAAGTTTCTGAATTGCCCTATAGTATATAGTTTCCCACACGATTATATTCCTCAAGGGTAAACGGAAAATATTCAACTCGAGGTGAATTTTGAATGAATTTAACCTGAAGACTGCTGCGCGAAACTTTTTgcattttgatatatttacaagtataaACAGTTGCCACATTTTACAAGTATAGCACACTTACTGAAAGACTAGAGAGTGTATTAATTTTCATCAAATTATACTTGCAAACAATTTCGAGGCCTGCGTATTATATTTCTTGatttgagaacaaaaacaaattttactatTCCGAAATCGCTTCAAGTAGTTCTAATCGCCATATGGATTGCTGAAATTCGCGAGATGGTGTCAAATAAGAGCCAAAAGGTCGCAGCAGcgtatatgaaaaatgtttttgattatGAGTTTAAATTTGAAATCCAAACACTATCAGCAATTAATTTagtaatatttatgtttttagcaAGAGCAGCAGCTTATTAATTATGCGTTATAATgtcgaaaaacaacaaaactttgCTGCTAAAAAATACAAACTATATTAAATCGCTTTGTAAATGTATTTGCggtgaaatttaaattgttgCCGCTTGGCACATTGACTGCTAATTTGTTGTTGCGGTCTAACATCGCGCTGGTCCAGCCAGCGTTGTTAGTGCTTGGTTTAACTTCTTACCTTATCGTGTATAAAATCACTAATTAAAATCCATAATTTTACcgcataatatatgtatgagtaaatatacatatacaacgTGCGTTGCAATGTACAGGACTTTCTGAATCTAGCGCCTCCTGGTGGCGCCCCCTATATGTCGACTCGTGCGTTAGAATCTTTTGTCTTTATCAATTGTtctgtgcgaacttcatttcatagattggaagtgaagttattgcgttttaagtgtcagtatatttgtgttatcggtggaaaaatgagcttcgaacacagaaccaacattaaattttgttttaaaattggtaaaacttttaccgaaatgtttcggttgatgaaacaagtttatggcgatgattggctattccgtagcagagtgcacgagcgGTTTTAACGTTCTCAAAGAGGTCGCGAGGACAGAAATGAGGATCAACATGTGGGCTTATCAatatccgtgatcaccggaaattccatcgaaactgtgcgtaaattcatcaaaaatcactcgaaatcatcattgaaattcatggaagtGAAATTAagcatctccaaaacatcgatttatcgcattttgagcgaacatttgggcttacggaaggtgtgtgcacggtgtGTTCCTCACAatttgactgacgaccaaaaattgctcagaatccaacattagaaggacgattatttgacctaAACTCACATTTTAGCCACTAACAACTCcccgtattcgcctgatatgccaccgtgcgacttcttccttttcgtaAAAATGCAtctgcccatgaaaggaaagcattatgcagacgtagacgCCATTCAACGGCCAACGAACTTAAAAACTCGTTCAATTGCTTGAAAATAAACggtttttgctttaaatagACTATACGGGTTTTAAAGTCGACATGTTCTAGAGGGATTTTCCTTTCTTTGGGTATATCATATATTTTAGTGGAAACATTGCTATAATCAGTTTTTACCCTTTTAGGGAACAAtggtgaatgaaaaaaaaaactaattttgagaaaaaaactgTGTTTCA contains the following coding sequences:
- the LOC125776607 gene encoding ficolin-1-like: MLRFILFLLLHYSLWFPIKNVCGEDLDSSTSYDCTFDVQIDVFKKFLEELQAAREREDDIWTQISLIETKLQSVEEQLSVRKSVPSSCLEAAAESFKSGVYNITLEKFSDTPFAVYCNEDVDKGGWLVIQRRVSDAVDFNRGWLEYKNGFGVLDENYWIGLEKLHAFTSSCQHELYIEMQRYSGKSNYARYSEFVVGGESEGYPLKILGTYEGTAGDSLTYHEGAKFTTRDQDNDNYSLNNCAVLYKGGWWFTKCAYSHLNTAYGGNWGGISVNETLKSTQMMIRPTVECLRRMSLKTK